The following are encoded in a window of Primulina eburnea isolate SZY01 chromosome 4, ASM2296580v1, whole genome shotgun sequence genomic DNA:
- the LOC140828843 gene encoding probable sugar phosphate/phosphate translocator At1g12500 — MVEAQSWTTRRGSNPRLEPSNDQVLDIPVTPTAEIRQQQYASLISPNITTAAIIASWYFSNIGVLLLNKYLLSFYGYKYPIFLTMLHMLSCATYSLLAIKWLEIVPFQQIHSRKQFFKIFALSVVFCFSVVCGNTSLRYLPVSFNQAIGATTPFFTAIFAFVITCKKESAEVYLALLPVVLGIVLASNSEPLFHLFGFLVCVGSTAGRALKSVLQGILLTSEGEKLHSMNLLLYMAPMAALILLPFTLYIEGNVMAVTVEKASVDGYMVFLLVANATIAYLVNLTNFLVTKHTSALTLQVLGNAKAAVAAVVSVLIFRNPVTVMGMTGFAVTIMGVVLYSEAKKRSKATVH; from the coding sequence ATGGTGGAGGCACAGTCATGGACGACGAGAAGGGGCAGCAATCCACGGCTGGAACCCAGCAACGATCAAGTTTTGGATATTCCGGTGACCCCAACTGCGGAAATCCGCCAGCAGCAATATGCATCTTTGATCTCTCCCAATATTACGACGGCAGCCATTATTGCGTCTTGGTATTTCTCGAACATTGGTGTCCTCTTACTCAACAAGTACCTCCTCAGCTTCTACGGGTATAAGTACCCTATTTTCTTGACCATGCTGCACATGTTGTCATGTGCTACTTATAGCTTGTTGGCAATTAAATGGCTTGAAATCGTGCCCTTCCAGCAAATACACAGCAGAAAACAGTTTTTCAAGATATTTGCTTTGAGTGTCGTATTCTGTTTCTCTGTTGTTTGCGGTAATACTTCTTTGAGGTACCTTCCGGTGTCGTTCAATCAGGCTATTGGGGCTACCACGCCTTTTTTTACGGCCATATTTGCTTTTGTGATCACTTGTAAGAAGGAATCTGCTGAGGTGTATTTAGCCCTTCTCCCTGTGGTTTTGGGAATTGTCTTGGCTAGTAATAGTGAGCCTTTGTTTCATCTTTTTGGGTTCTTGGTGTGCGTTGGTTCTACTGCTGGCAGGGCTTTAAAATCTGTTCTTCAAGGGATATTATTGACTTCTGAAGGTGAAAAATTGCATTCTATGAATTTGTTGTTGTATATGGCTCCAATGGCAGCATTGATTTTGCTGCCATTTACTTTGTACATAGAAGGAAATGTAATGGCAGTAACGGTGGAGAAGGCCAGTGTAGATGGATATATGGTGTTTTTGTTGGTTGCAAATGCTACAATCGCGTATTTGGTTAACTTAACCAATTTCTTGGTCACAAAACACACAAGCGCATTGACATTGCAAGTGTTGGGGAATGCCAAGGCAGCGGTGGCCGCTGTTGTATCGGTCTTGATATTCAGGAATCCGGTAACGGTAATGGGGATGACTGGATTTGCAGTTACCATAATGGGAGTGGTTCTTTACAGTGAGGCCAAGAAGAGATCCAAAGCTACGGTTCATTGA
- the LOC140828841 gene encoding guard cell S-type anion channel SLAC1 translates to MVNMEMVSTFPRSPDAQFVDIHEVPEEEEQQQQQEQEHQQNNTAKRGYVKEEKQFNKPIKIREWKRPYRSFSRQVSLETGFSAFNREQKDRQSLARSGNSFGGFGCAERKKGDFNIFRTRSGIVRQNSRLPFRMDSGTNVEQRDGLGGIDESVEESVPAGRYFAALTGPELDQIKESEDILLPKDEKWPFLLRFPIGCFGICLGLSSQAILWLSLSTSPATKFLHISPLINLSIWLLALFVLLLVFITYTLKCIFYFEAVKREYFHPVRVNFFFAPWIVCMFLAIGAPPVVAPNILHPVIWCMFIAPIIFLDLKIYGQWLSGGKRRLCKVANPSSHLSVVGNFVGAILAAKVGWEEAGKFLWAIGFAHYLVVFVTLYQRLPTSEVLPKELHPVYSMFIATPAAASIAWRAIYGEFDCLARTCYFIALFLYCSLIVRINFFRGFRFSVAWWSYTFPMTTASIAAIKYAEEVPSVISQGLALTLSFLSSTIVFILFFSTILHALVWRTLFPNDLAIAITKRKVGREKKPVKKTYDIRRWTKNMPLSYCSANGNNSVDKDNEVEK, encoded by the exons ATGGTAAACATGGAAATGGTAAGTACCTTCCCAAGATCCCCTGATGCACAATTTGTTGATATCCATGAGGtgccagaagaagaagaacaacaacaacaacaagagCAAGAACATCAACAAAATAATACAGCAAAAAGGGGGTATGTAAAAGAAGAAAAACAGTTCAACAAACCAATCAAAATTCGAGAATGGAAGAGGCCATACCGGAGTTTCAGCAGGCAAGTTTCCCTGGAAACCGGTTTTTCGGCTTTCAACAGAGAGCAAAAGGATAGGCAATCATTGGCAAGAAGTGGGAATAGCTTTGGAGGATTTGGTTgtgcagaaagaaagaaaggggACTTCAATATTTTCAGAACAAGATCTGGTATCGTTAGGCAGAATTCGAGGTTGCCATTTAGAATGGACAGTGGGACTAACGTTGAGCAAAGAGATGGATTAGGTGGGATTGATGAATCTGTTGAGGAAAGTGTGCCCGCCGGAAGATACTTTGCTGCACTTACGGGACCTGAATTAGACCAAATCAAG GAATCCGAGGACATACTTCTACCCAAGGATGAAAAATGGCCCTTCCTCCTACGGTTCCCTATCGGCTGCTTTGGTATATGTCTGGGCTTAAGCAGCCAGGCCATTCTTTGGCTTTCTCTATCCACAAGTCCAGCCACCAAATTCCTCCACATTTCACCCTTGATCAACTTATCAATCTGGCTATTAGCCTTATTTGTGCTTCTTCTAGTATTCATCACGTACACACTAAAATGCATATTCTATTTCGAAGCTGTGAAAAGAGAATACTTCCATCCTGTCCGAGTCAACTTCTTCTTCGCTCCTTGGATCGTATGCATGTTCTTAGCCATCGGTGCTCCACCCGTTGTGGCACCAAACATACTGCATCCCGTCATCTGGTGCATGTTCATTGCACCTATCATATTTCTTGACCTGAAAATATACGGACAATGGCTTTCAGGGGGGAAACGTCGTCTGTGTAAAGTTGCAAACCCCTCTTCGCATCTTTCGGTTGTGGGCAACTTCGTTGGGGCGATTTTGGCAGCCAAAGTGGGATGGGAGGAGGCAGGGAAGTTCTTGTGGGCTATAGGGTTCGCACATTATCTTGTCGTGTTTGTGACTTTGTATCAAAGATTACCTACAAGTGAAGTGTTGCCTAAGGAGCTGCACCCTGTTTATTCTATGTTCATTGCTACTCCAGCCGCAGCAAGCATTGCATGGAGGGCAATTTATGGTGAATTTGATTGCTTGGCCAGGACTTGTTACTTCATCGCTTTGTTTCTCTATTGCTCACTGATTGTTAGAATCAACTTTTTCAGGGGATTCAG GTTTTCAGTGGCATGGTGGTCCTACACCTTTCCAATGACAACGGCTTCAATAGCAGCAATCAAATATGCAGAAGAAGTCCCTTCTGTAATAAGCCAAGGACTAGCTTTGACACTTTCATTCCTGTCATCAACAATAGTGTTTATATTGTTCTTTTCAACTATTCTGCATGCTTTGGTATGGAGAACATTGTTCCCTAACGACTTGGCCATCGCCATAACAAAGAGAAAAGTAGGGAGGGAGAAGAAACCAGTGAAAAAGACGTATGATATAAGACGATGGACCAAGAATATGCCCCTGTCGTATTGTTCAGCTAATGGAAACAACTCAGTTGACAAGGATAATGAAGTCGAGAAATAA
- the LOC140828842 gene encoding protein TPX2-like isoform X2: protein MISALVLRGGRPEMEDEMVEDAANDDMVDYSFTAYEIDLDYEYDAARFFDFCRDESSLEARQAEVWFDFAGSYPPSPFVARLVPRDEMWMEDISISPGAKDVENMHYSEGDSDIEGVHETSVVDMNYRGQNNGNCTTLQVGSDQKFQDPHKNLPSGLTFYNHMVDNSTSKTETKLSKKPSLPRTSTLMKPTASQLAKQNGPFLTGYPRSNASFTEKMSKSLGSTSMVENQAAKRQKLENGLLRKVVDTMQLQQTSYVHKAPNRDGLLVGNRTHSKGRNTIPRDPDLETARRALRTRSKHNKEAENGPTYFPRFKALPLNRKILEAPSLLPKRNRPCLTDFQEFNLKTSERAMLHSPAVPKSTVTCQQSAKASHRYTVTSERGNRELARLSLVNASKPEACGSSHGLKALSVNKKILRSKEDSGNFHNSKKEFNFPTDKRCHHNLPIDLFSKLSLAPETQPSAILGSQLARSTSISTKGSKENRWLGLLPARK from the exons ATGATTTCTGCACTCGTGTTGCGTGGAGGAAGGCCAGAAATGGAGGATGAAATGGTGGAGGATGCTGCGAATGATGATATGGTGGATTACAGTTTCACGGCGTATGAGATTGACCTCGACTATGAGTATGATGCCGCTCGCTTCTTCGACTTCTGCCGAGACGAGTCGAGTCTGGAGGCGCGCCAAGCTGAAGTCTGGTTCGACTTCGCCGGAAGCTATCCTCCCTCTC CTTTTGTGGCAAGGTTGGTACCTAGAGATGAAATGTGGATGGAAGATATTAGTATCTCCCCCGGTGCTAAAGATGTCGAGAACATGCACTATTCTGAGGGTGACTCTGATATTGAGGGGGTGCATGAAACTTCTGTTGTGGACATGAACTACCGAG GGCAAAACAATGGAAATTGCACCACTCTACAAGTTGGAAGCGATCAGAAGTTTCAGGATCCACACAAAAACTTACCCTCAG GATTAACCTTTTATAATCACATGGTGGACAATAGTACATCAAAAACTGAAACCAAGTTGTCAAAGAAGCCATCTCTCCCAAGGACTTCAACTCTTATGAAGCCAACGGCAAGCCAATTGGCCAAGCAAAATGGTCCTTTCCTGACTGGTTATCCTAG GTCAAATGCATCATTCACGGAGAAAATGTCCAAAAGCTTAGGTAGCACATCTATGGTTGAGAATCAAGCTGCAAAAAGACAAAAGCTTGAGAACGGTCTTCTTCGCAAG GTCGTGGATACAATGCAGCTGCAGCAAACTAGTTATGTCCATAAGGCACCAAATCGG GATGGATTACTAGTTGGAAACAGAACTCATTCTAAAGGAAGAAACACAATTCCTAGAGACCCAGATCTTGAGACAGCACGCAGGGCTCTAAGAACGAG GTCAAAACATAATAAAGAAGCCGAAAATGGGCCAACATATTTTCCTAGATTCAAAGCTCTTCCTCTGAACAGAAAA ATTCTCGAGGCACCTTCTCTTCTTCCAAAGAGAAACCGTCCCTGTCTGACAGATTTTCAA GAATTTAACTTGAAAACGTCAGAGAGGGCTATGCTCCACAGCCCAGCAGTTCCAAAATCAACAGTCACGTGTCAACAGTCTGCCAAG GCCTCACATAGATATACAGTGACCTCAGAACGTGGAAACCGAGAACTTGCTAG ACTCAGCCTTGTGAATGCTTCAAAGCCAGAGGCTTGTGGGTCATCCCATGGCTTAAAAGCTCTTTCCGTTAACAAGAAG atattgagaagCAAGGAGGATAGTGGAAATTTCCACAATAGTAAGAAG GAGTTCAATTTTCCCACAGACAAGAGGTGTCATCATAATCTTCCAATCGATCTATTCAGCAAG CTCTCTCTTGCACCTGAAACACAACCGAGTGCCATTCTTGGGTCCCAACTGGCTCGGTCTACCAGCATATCAACCAAG GGTTCAAAAGAGAACAGATGGCTGGGGTTGCTTCCAGCAAGGAAATGA
- the LOC140828842 gene encoding protein TPX2-like isoform X1 encodes MISALVLRGGRPEMEDEMVEDAANDDMVDYSFTAYEIDLDYEYDAARFFDFCRDESSLEARQAEVWFDFAGSYPPSPFVARLVPRDEMWMEDISISPGAKDVENMHYSEGDSDIEGVHETSVVDMNYRGQNNGNCTTLQVGSDQKFQDPHKNLPSGLTFYNHMVDNSTSKTETKLSKKPSLPRTSTLMKPTASQLAKQNGPFLTGYPRSNASFTEKMSKSLGSTSMVENQAAKRQKLENGLLRKVVDTMQLQQTSYVHKAPNRDGLLVGNRTHSKGRNTIPRDPDLETARRALRTRSKHNKEAENGPTYFPRFKALPLNRKILEAPSLLPKRNRPCLTDFQEFNLKTSERAMLHSPAVPKSTVTCQQSAKASHRYTVTSERGNRELARLSLVNASKPEACGSSHGLKALSVNKKILRSKEDSGNFHNSKKVSNVPSEFNFPTDKRCHHNLPIDLFSKLSLAPETQPSAILGSQLARSTSISTKGSKENRWLGLLPARK; translated from the exons ATGATTTCTGCACTCGTGTTGCGTGGAGGAAGGCCAGAAATGGAGGATGAAATGGTGGAGGATGCTGCGAATGATGATATGGTGGATTACAGTTTCACGGCGTATGAGATTGACCTCGACTATGAGTATGATGCCGCTCGCTTCTTCGACTTCTGCCGAGACGAGTCGAGTCTGGAGGCGCGCCAAGCTGAAGTCTGGTTCGACTTCGCCGGAAGCTATCCTCCCTCTC CTTTTGTGGCAAGGTTGGTACCTAGAGATGAAATGTGGATGGAAGATATTAGTATCTCCCCCGGTGCTAAAGATGTCGAGAACATGCACTATTCTGAGGGTGACTCTGATATTGAGGGGGTGCATGAAACTTCTGTTGTGGACATGAACTACCGAG GGCAAAACAATGGAAATTGCACCACTCTACAAGTTGGAAGCGATCAGAAGTTTCAGGATCCACACAAAAACTTACCCTCAG GATTAACCTTTTATAATCACATGGTGGACAATAGTACATCAAAAACTGAAACCAAGTTGTCAAAGAAGCCATCTCTCCCAAGGACTTCAACTCTTATGAAGCCAACGGCAAGCCAATTGGCCAAGCAAAATGGTCCTTTCCTGACTGGTTATCCTAG GTCAAATGCATCATTCACGGAGAAAATGTCCAAAAGCTTAGGTAGCACATCTATGGTTGAGAATCAAGCTGCAAAAAGACAAAAGCTTGAGAACGGTCTTCTTCGCAAG GTCGTGGATACAATGCAGCTGCAGCAAACTAGTTATGTCCATAAGGCACCAAATCGG GATGGATTACTAGTTGGAAACAGAACTCATTCTAAAGGAAGAAACACAATTCCTAGAGACCCAGATCTTGAGACAGCACGCAGGGCTCTAAGAACGAG GTCAAAACATAATAAAGAAGCCGAAAATGGGCCAACATATTTTCCTAGATTCAAAGCTCTTCCTCTGAACAGAAAA ATTCTCGAGGCACCTTCTCTTCTTCCAAAGAGAAACCGTCCCTGTCTGACAGATTTTCAA GAATTTAACTTGAAAACGTCAGAGAGGGCTATGCTCCACAGCCCAGCAGTTCCAAAATCAACAGTCACGTGTCAACAGTCTGCCAAG GCCTCACATAGATATACAGTGACCTCAGAACGTGGAAACCGAGAACTTGCTAG ACTCAGCCTTGTGAATGCTTCAAAGCCAGAGGCTTGTGGGTCATCCCATGGCTTAAAAGCTCTTTCCGTTAACAAGAAG atattgagaagCAAGGAGGATAGTGGAAATTTCCACAATAGTAAGAAGGTATCAAATGTGCCTTCG GAGTTCAATTTTCCCACAGACAAGAGGTGTCATCATAATCTTCCAATCGATCTATTCAGCAAG CTCTCTCTTGCACCTGAAACACAACCGAGTGCCATTCTTGGGTCCCAACTGGCTCGGTCTACCAGCATATCAACCAAG GGTTCAAAAGAGAACAGATGGCTGGGGTTGCTTCCAGCAAGGAAATGA
- the LOC140828842 gene encoding protein TPX2-like isoform X3 translates to MISALVLRGGRPEMEDEMVEDAANDDMVDYSFTAYEIDLDYEYDAARFFDFCRDESSLEARQAEVWFDFAGSYPPSPFVARLVPRDEMWMEDISISPGAKDVENMHYSEGDSDIEGVHETSVVDMNYRGLTFYNHMVDNSTSKTETKLSKKPSLPRTSTLMKPTASQLAKQNGPFLTGYPRSNASFTEKMSKSLGSTSMVENQAAKRQKLENGLLRKVVDTMQLQQTSYVHKAPNRDGLLVGNRTHSKGRNTIPRDPDLETARRALRTRSKHNKEAENGPTYFPRFKALPLNRKILEAPSLLPKRNRPCLTDFQEFNLKTSERAMLHSPAVPKSTVTCQQSAKASHRYTVTSERGNRELARLSLVNASKPEACGSSHGLKALSVNKKILRSKEDSGNFHNSKKVSNVPSEFNFPTDKRCHHNLPIDLFSKLSLAPETQPSAILGSQLARSTSISTKGSKENRWLGLLPARK, encoded by the exons ATGATTTCTGCACTCGTGTTGCGTGGAGGAAGGCCAGAAATGGAGGATGAAATGGTGGAGGATGCTGCGAATGATGATATGGTGGATTACAGTTTCACGGCGTATGAGATTGACCTCGACTATGAGTATGATGCCGCTCGCTTCTTCGACTTCTGCCGAGACGAGTCGAGTCTGGAGGCGCGCCAAGCTGAAGTCTGGTTCGACTTCGCCGGAAGCTATCCTCCCTCTC CTTTTGTGGCAAGGTTGGTACCTAGAGATGAAATGTGGATGGAAGATATTAGTATCTCCCCCGGTGCTAAAGATGTCGAGAACATGCACTATTCTGAGGGTGACTCTGATATTGAGGGGGTGCATGAAACTTCTGTTGTGGACATGAACTACCGAG GATTAACCTTTTATAATCACATGGTGGACAATAGTACATCAAAAACTGAAACCAAGTTGTCAAAGAAGCCATCTCTCCCAAGGACTTCAACTCTTATGAAGCCAACGGCAAGCCAATTGGCCAAGCAAAATGGTCCTTTCCTGACTGGTTATCCTAG GTCAAATGCATCATTCACGGAGAAAATGTCCAAAAGCTTAGGTAGCACATCTATGGTTGAGAATCAAGCTGCAAAAAGACAAAAGCTTGAGAACGGTCTTCTTCGCAAG GTCGTGGATACAATGCAGCTGCAGCAAACTAGTTATGTCCATAAGGCACCAAATCGG GATGGATTACTAGTTGGAAACAGAACTCATTCTAAAGGAAGAAACACAATTCCTAGAGACCCAGATCTTGAGACAGCACGCAGGGCTCTAAGAACGAG GTCAAAACATAATAAAGAAGCCGAAAATGGGCCAACATATTTTCCTAGATTCAAAGCTCTTCCTCTGAACAGAAAA ATTCTCGAGGCACCTTCTCTTCTTCCAAAGAGAAACCGTCCCTGTCTGACAGATTTTCAA GAATTTAACTTGAAAACGTCAGAGAGGGCTATGCTCCACAGCCCAGCAGTTCCAAAATCAACAGTCACGTGTCAACAGTCTGCCAAG GCCTCACATAGATATACAGTGACCTCAGAACGTGGAAACCGAGAACTTGCTAG ACTCAGCCTTGTGAATGCTTCAAAGCCAGAGGCTTGTGGGTCATCCCATGGCTTAAAAGCTCTTTCCGTTAACAAGAAG atattgagaagCAAGGAGGATAGTGGAAATTTCCACAATAGTAAGAAGGTATCAAATGTGCCTTCG GAGTTCAATTTTCCCACAGACAAGAGGTGTCATCATAATCTTCCAATCGATCTATTCAGCAAG CTCTCTCTTGCACCTGAAACACAACCGAGTGCCATTCTTGGGTCCCAACTGGCTCGGTCTACCAGCATATCAACCAAG GGTTCAAAAGAGAACAGATGGCTGGGGTTGCTTCCAGCAAGGAAATGA
- the LOC140828844 gene encoding probable LRR receptor-like serine/threonine-protein kinase At1g12460, protein MRILGTYFYCLVLLFVFCSLEFIVVEGSTIIEKEILLQFKGNISNDPYDSLRSWDPSKSPCQYYSGVSCNSNGNVVKIVLWDTGLGGVLSPALSGLKFLKTLTLYGNKFTGNIPFEYGEIDSLWKINLSSNALSGSIPEFLGDLPNIRLLDLSRNGYTGEIPSALFKKCYHTKFVSLAHNNLSGSIPVSVGNCLNLEGVDLSFNGLSGGLPSEICDIPGMMYLSVRSNLLSGSVQDQVSKCESLELLDLGSNMFTGLTPFEVLGSANITYFNVSWNGIQGEIPNVEACSGSLEVFDVSGNDLYGEIPAGITKCSGLKYLDLGYNKLNGSIPADIANMKKLLVIRLASNSIDGTIPTQFGSIEWLEVLDLHSLELGGEIPDEISKCQFLLELDVSGNYLEGEIPQNLDNMTYLLILDLHHNRLNGTIPLNLGNLSNLHALDLSENMLSGPVPSTLENLKNLTHFNVSYNNLSGSIPSIQTIQSFGSSSFSHNPGLCGAPLENTCSSGAPPASSRKPKLSVSSIIAIVAAALIATGVCVITVINMKARGRRREDETMVVESTPLASSDSNVIIGKLVLFSKNLPAKYEDWEAGTKALLDKECLIGGGSIGSVYKTTFEGGISIAVKKLETLGRIRNQDEFEHEIGRLGNLQHPNLVEVQGYYWSSSMQLILSEFVQNGNLYDNLHGLSYPGTSTGAGNPELNWSKRFRIAVGTARALAYLHNDCKPPVLHLNIKSTNILLDENYKAKISDYGLAKLLPLLDSYGLTKVHNAVGYIAPELAQSSRLSDKCDVYSFGVILLELVTGRKPVESPTVNEVVILCDHVRVLIEQGSASDCFDRRLRGFTENELIQVMKLGLICTYESPSRRPSMAEVVQVLESIRNGSES, encoded by the exons ATGAGAATACTAGGTACATATTTCTACTGCCTCGTTCTCCTTTTCGTGTTTTGTTCGCTTGAGTTTATAGTAGTTGAAGGGTCCACGATTATTGAAAAGGAGATTTTGCTTCAATTTAAGGGTAATATTTCGAATGACCCTTATGATAGTTTAAGGAGTTGGGATCCTAGTAAAAGCCCGTGTCAATATTATAGCGGTGTGTCTTGTAATTCAAATGGAAATGTGGTGAAGATTGTGTTGTGGGACACTGGTCTTGGTGGCGTGTTGTCTCCTGCATTATCTGGATTAAAGTTTTTGAAGACTTTGACATTGTATGGAAATAAATTCACTGGCAATATTCCATTTGAGTACGGTGAGATTGATTCTTTGTGGAAGATCAACTTGAGTTCCAATGCTCTCTCTGGATCGATCCCAGAATTTCTTGGAGATTTACCTAACATACGGCTTCTTGATTTATCAAGAAATGGGTACACTGGGGAGATTCCTTCGGCTTTGTTCAAGAAGTGTTACCACACCAAGTTCGTTTCTTTGGCACATAACAATCTTTCGGGGTCAATCCCTGTTTCTGTTggtaattgtttgaatcttgaaGGGGTAGATTTGTCTTTTAATGGACTCAGCGGGGGATTGCCTTCTGAAATTTGTGACATTCCGGGAATGATGTACTTATCTGTGAGGAGTAATTTGCTATCAGGAAGTGTTCAAGACCAAGTTTCAAAGTGTGAAAGCTTGGAGCTCTTGGATCTTGGTAGCAATATGTTTACCGGACTCACACCCTTCGAGGTTCTTGGATCGGCAAATATTACGTATTTCAACGTGTCCTGGAATGGGATTCAGGGGGAGATTCCAAATGTAGAAGCTTGCTCTGGGTCATTGGAAGTTTTTGATGTTTCTGGGAATGATTTATATGGTGAAATTCCCGCAGGCATCACTAAATGCAGTGGCCTAAAGTATTTAGATTTGGGTTATAATAAGCTTAATGGAAGCATACCAGCTGACATTGCTAATATGAAGAAGCTCTTGGTAATTCGATTGGCGTCTAACTCGATAGATGGGACGATTCCTACACAATTTGGTAGTATAGAATGGCTTGAAGTGCTTGATTTACATAGCCTCGAACTTGGTGGTGAAATCCCTGATGAAATCAGCAAGTGCCAGTTTCTTCTTGAGCT GGATGTCTCTGGAAATTATTTGGAGGGAGAGATTCCGCAAAATCTTGATAACATGACATACCTCTTGATTCTCGACTTACATCATAACCGTCTTAATGGAACAATACCATTGAACCTTGGAAATTTGTCTAATTTACATGCTTTAGATTTGTCCGAAAATATGCTCTCCGGTCCAGTACCTTCAACGCTCGAAAATCTGAAAAACTTAACTCATTTCAATGTCTCTTACAACAATCTTTCTGGTTCCATCCCTTCCATTCAAACAATCCAAAGCTTCGGATCCTCCTCTTTTTCCCACAATCCAGGTCTTTGTGGTGCTCCTTTAGAGAACACGTGCTCTAGTGGTGCTCCTCCTGCATCATCAAGGAAACCGAAGCTCAGTGTTTCTTCAATTATAGCTATAGTTGCTGCAGCCTTGATTGCAACTGGTGTTTGTGTGATCACTGTTATTAACATGAAGGCTCGTGGGAGAAGAAGAGAAGATGAAACTATGGTTGTGGAGAGCACTCCATTAGCTTCATCGGACTCGAATGTCATTATCGGTAAATTGGTCCTCTTCAGTAAAAATTTACCCGCAAAGTATGAGGATTGGGAAGCTGGCACAAAAGCATTGCTCGACAAGGAATGTTTAATCGGTGGAGGTTCCATTGGATCTGTGTACAAAACAACTTTTGAAGGTGGCATTTCGATTGCAGTGAAGAAACTTGAGACACTGGGGCGAATCAGGAACCAAGATGAATTCGAGCATGAAATAGGACGTCTAGGAAACCTTCAACACCCTAACCTTGTTGAGGTTCAAGGATATTATTGGTCATCAAGCATGCAATTAATTTTGTCTGAATTCGTTCAGAATGGAAATCTTTATGATAACTTACATGGACTCAGCTACCCTGGTACCAGCACTGGTGCCGGTAATCCTGAGTTAAATTGGTCCAAAAGATTTCGCATAGCAGTTGGAACAGCTCGAGCTCTAGCCTATCTGCACAATGATTGCAAGCCTCCTGTTCTACATCTCAATATCAAATCAACTAATATTCTTTTAGATGAAAACTACAAGGCCAAGATTTCCGATTATGGCTTAGCGAAGCTGCTCCCTCTGTTAGATAGTTATGGACTCACGAAAGTTCACAATGCCGTGGGATATATTGCACCAGAACTCGCTCAAAGTTCCAGGCTCAGTGATAAATGTGACGTTTACAGTTTTGGTGTCATTCTGTTGGAGTTGGTTACTGGAAGGAAGCCAGTGGAAAGCCCAACTGTCAATGAGGTAGTGATATTGTGTGACCATGTGCGAGTTTTGATCGAACAAGGCTCAGCTTCAGACTGTTTCGATAGACGTTTGAGGGGGTTTACAGAAAACGAGCTGATTCAGGTTATGAAGTTGGGACTAATTTGCACTTATGAATCTCCTTCAAGGAGACCAAGCATGGCCGAGGTTGTTCAGGTTCTTGAGTCTATAAGAAATGGTTCAGAGTCATAA